A genomic segment from Actinomadura hallensis encodes:
- a CDS encoding MerR family transcriptional regulator has protein sequence MSEDLLPIGRFARLCRLSVKQLRHYDDLGLLSPAWTDPSSGYRYYRSAQARDALMIGLLRSMDVPLPVVARVLSGDERNELKAARDRIEADIARRRRGLRLLDRVLAEGLPEHEVSVVREPARRVVAAREAATPATIPDATAACVSRLLPRMAPGVALIGLFPLDMEEEFDVRVTVEAADGDELLPGGPFASAVHVGPYEEIPLTVHGVLAWFGDHGHTPAGPVREVYLNDPATTPPEHLMTQVQIRVEDAP, from the coding sequence GTGAGCGAGGATCTCCTGCCGATCGGGCGCTTCGCCCGGCTGTGCCGGCTGAGCGTCAAGCAGCTGCGGCACTACGACGACCTGGGGCTGCTGTCCCCCGCGTGGACGGACCCCTCGTCCGGATACCGGTACTACCGGTCCGCGCAGGCGCGGGACGCGCTGATGATCGGCCTGCTGCGGTCGATGGACGTGCCCCTGCCGGTCGTGGCGCGCGTCCTGTCCGGGGACGAGCGGAACGAGCTGAAGGCGGCGCGGGACAGGATCGAGGCCGACATCGCCCGCAGGCGGCGCGGTCTGCGGCTCCTGGACCGGGTGCTCGCCGAGGGGCTGCCCGAGCACGAGGTGTCGGTCGTCCGGGAGCCGGCGCGGCGCGTGGTCGCGGCGCGCGAGGCCGCGACGCCCGCGACGATCCCCGACGCGACGGCGGCGTGCGTGTCCAGGCTGCTGCCGCGGATGGCGCCGGGCGTCGCGCTGATCGGGCTGTTCCCGCTGGACATGGAGGAGGAGTTCGACGTCCGGGTGACGGTCGAGGCGGCGGACGGCGACGAGCTCCTGCCCGGCGGCCCGTTCGCCTCGGCCGTCCACGTCGGCCCCTACGAGGAGATTCCGCTCACGGTCCATGGCGTGCTCGCGTGGTTCGGCGACCACGGGCACACGCCCGCGGGGCCGGTCCGCGAGGTGTACCTCAACGACCCCGCGACCACGCCGCCGGAGCACCTGATGACCCAGGTGCAGATACGAGTGGAGGACGCCCCATGA
- a CDS encoding CapA family protein, protein MRGRALVAAAMTTTLALAAAACGGSGGSEAEGATPAPASPSAGAQRPQEPVKEPILLAFGGDVHFEGILRPRLSNPATALGPIAKRLSAADLAMVNLETAITTGGTPAPNKQFTFRAPATAFKALKAAGVDVASMANNHGMDYMEGGLRDSLAAIKRTRFPTVGIGKNADEAYKPYRVTIKGNKLAIVGATQVLDDHLIEAWTATDTKGGLASAKDVPRMVQAVKEARKGADVVIVHLHWGAELEPCPLPRQKELAQKLIEAGADILVGGHQHILAGGGYKDGAYVHYGMGNFVFYSARGKTAESGVLYLKVEDGKVTKDKWAPARITNGIPIPLKGAEAQAAVKRWNALRSCTGLDARPS, encoded by the coding sequence ATGCGGGGAAGAGCGCTGGTGGCCGCGGCCATGACGACGACGCTGGCCCTGGCGGCCGCGGCGTGCGGCGGTTCGGGCGGTTCGGAGGCGGAGGGCGCCACCCCGGCGCCGGCCTCCCCGTCCGCGGGAGCGCAGCGGCCGCAGGAGCCCGTCAAGGAGCCGATCCTCCTCGCGTTCGGCGGGGACGTGCACTTCGAGGGCATCCTGCGCCCTCGCCTCAGCAACCCGGCGACCGCGCTCGGGCCCATCGCGAAGAGGCTGAGCGCCGCCGACCTCGCGATGGTCAACCTGGAGACCGCCATCACCACGGGCGGCACACCGGCGCCCAACAAGCAGTTCACGTTCCGGGCCCCGGCCACCGCGTTCAAGGCGCTGAAGGCCGCCGGCGTGGACGTCGCCTCCATGGCCAACAACCACGGCATGGACTACATGGAGGGCGGGCTCCGCGACTCCTTGGCCGCGATCAAGCGCACCCGGTTCCCGACCGTCGGCATCGGCAAGAACGCCGACGAGGCGTACAAGCCCTACCGCGTCACCATCAAGGGCAACAAGCTCGCCATCGTGGGGGCGACGCAGGTGCTGGACGACCACCTGATCGAGGCGTGGACGGCCACGGACACCAAGGGCGGGCTCGCGTCAGCCAAGGACGTCCCGAGGATGGTCCAGGCGGTGAAGGAAGCGCGCAAGGGGGCGGACGTGGTCATCGTCCACCTGCACTGGGGCGCGGAACTGGAGCCCTGCCCGCTGCCACGGCAGAAGGAGCTCGCCCAGAAGCTCATCGAGGCGGGTGCGGACATCCTCGTCGGCGGCCACCAGCACATCCTGGCCGGCGGCGGTTACAAGGACGGCGCCTACGTCCACTACGGCATGGGCAACTTCGTCTTCTACTCGGCCCGCGGCAAGACGGCCGAGTCCGGGGTGCTGTACCTCAAGGTGGAGGACGGCAAGGTCACCAAGGACAAGTGGGCCCCCGCCCGGATCACCAACGGCATCCCGATCCCGCTCAAGGGCGCCGAGGCGCAGGCCGCCGTCAAGCGGTGGAACGCGCTGCGCTCCTGCACCGGGCTCGACGCCCGACCGTCCTGA
- a CDS encoding catalase has product MTDRPTTTTDAGIPAPSDAHSQSVGPNGPLLLQDHYLIQKMAHFNRERVPERVVHAKGGGAYGVLEITEDVSQFTRAKLFQKGARTESLVRFSSVAGELGSADAGRDPRGFAIKFYTEDGNYDLVGNNTPIFFIRDPQKFSDFIHSQKRRADNNLRDHNMQWDFWTLSPESAHQVSFLMTDRGTPASWRHMNGYGSHTFLWYNAKNEKFWVKYHFKTDQGIKNFTAEEADAQEPDVHIRDLYEAIKRGDHPSWTVQVQIMPFEDAADYRFNPFDLTKVWPHADYPPITIGRWTLTRNPENYFAEIEQAAFEPANFVPGIGPSPDKMLQGRLFSYPDAHRYRIGTNYLQLPVNRPKSPVHSYNKDGAMTYVNPGDPVYAPNSMGGPVADPDLWAGESYEVAGEIVRSAYRLHREDDDFVQPRALWEKVLSDTDRDHMVHNIVLHASAPEVTGDMKKRVVEYWRNVHKDLGDRVAKGLGVNDS; this is encoded by the coding sequence ATGACCGACAGGCCGACCACCACCACCGACGCGGGCATCCCGGCGCCGAGTGACGCCCACTCGCAGTCCGTCGGGCCGAACGGCCCGCTGCTGCTGCAGGATCACTACCTGATCCAGAAGATGGCGCACTTCAACCGCGAACGCGTCCCCGAACGCGTCGTGCACGCCAAGGGCGGCGGTGCGTACGGCGTGCTGGAGATCACCGAGGACGTCAGCCAGTTCACGCGGGCCAAGCTGTTCCAGAAGGGCGCCCGCACCGAGTCCCTCGTCCGGTTCAGCTCCGTCGCGGGCGAGCTCGGCAGCGCCGACGCCGGCCGCGACCCGCGCGGCTTCGCGATCAAGTTCTACACCGAGGACGGCAACTACGACCTCGTCGGCAACAACACCCCGATCTTCTTCATCCGCGACCCGCAGAAGTTCTCCGACTTCATCCACTCGCAGAAGCGCCGCGCCGACAACAACCTGCGCGACCACAACATGCAGTGGGACTTCTGGACGCTGTCGCCCGAGTCGGCGCACCAGGTGTCGTTCCTGATGACCGACCGCGGGACCCCCGCTTCATGGCGCCACATGAACGGGTACGGCTCCCACACGTTCCTCTGGTACAACGCCAAGAACGAGAAGTTCTGGGTCAAGTACCACTTCAAGACCGACCAGGGCATCAAGAACTTCACCGCCGAAGAGGCCGACGCCCAGGAACCCGACGTCCACATCCGCGACCTCTACGAGGCCATCAAGCGCGGCGACCACCCGTCCTGGACGGTCCAGGTCCAGATCATGCCGTTCGAGGACGCGGCGGACTACCGCTTCAACCCGTTCGACCTCACCAAGGTCTGGCCGCACGCCGACTACCCGCCGATCACCATCGGCAGGTGGACGCTGACCCGGAACCCGGAGAACTACTTCGCGGAGATCGAGCAGGCCGCGTTCGAGCCCGCCAACTTCGTCCCCGGCATCGGCCCGTCCCCGGACAAGATGCTGCAGGGCCGCCTGTTCTCCTACCCCGACGCCCACCGCTACCGCATCGGGACCAACTACCTGCAGCTGCCGGTCAACCGTCCGAAGTCGCCCGTCCACAGCTACAACAAGGACGGCGCGATGACGTACGTCAACCCCGGCGACCCGGTGTACGCGCCGAACTCGATGGGCGGCCCCGTCGCCGACCCCGACCTGTGGGCCGGCGAGTCCTACGAGGTCGCGGGCGAGATCGTCCGCAGCGCCTACCGGCTGCACCGCGAGGACGACGACTTCGTCCAGCCCCGCGCCCTGTGGGAGAAGGTCCTGTCGGACACCGACCGCGACCACATGGTGCACAACATCGTCCTGCACGCCAGTGCCCCCGAGGTGACCGGCGACATGAAGAAGCGCGTCGTCGAGTACTGGCGCAACGTCCACAAGGACCTGGGCGACCGTGTCGCCAAGGGCCTCGGCGTCAACGACTCCTGA
- a CDS encoding SPFH domain-containing protein, with product MTDIAITVLLALTAGVALLVAAVVRTVWIIPQARARNVERLGRYHRTLEPGISFVIPFVDRVKRSIDLREQVVSFKAQPVITEDNVVVHIDTVLFFQVTDPRAADYEIVDYIKAIEQLTATTLRNVIGTLDLEATLTSRDRINTALRGVLDDASGKWGIRVTRVEIKAIEPPPSIKDAMEKQMRAEREKRAAILTAEGARASKILTAEGEKQSTILRAEGARQAAILEAEGESFAIERVFSTIHEADPDPKLLAYQYLQTLPKLADGNGSTFWVIPSEVTNALKAVSDAFSGSLDEAKSTLEKAARQDDARQELPEPDPAYELPTGNRRKADH from the coding sequence ATGACCGACATCGCCATCACCGTCCTCCTCGCCCTCACCGCCGGCGTCGCCCTCCTCGTCGCCGCGGTGGTGCGGACCGTCTGGATCATCCCGCAGGCGCGGGCCCGCAACGTGGAGCGCCTCGGCCGCTACCACCGGACGCTCGAACCCGGCATCAGCTTCGTCATCCCGTTCGTCGACCGCGTGAAACGCAGCATCGACCTGCGCGAGCAGGTCGTCTCGTTCAAGGCGCAGCCCGTCATCACCGAGGACAACGTCGTCGTCCACATCGACACCGTGCTGTTCTTCCAGGTGACCGACCCCCGCGCCGCCGACTACGAGATCGTCGACTACATCAAGGCGATCGAGCAGCTCACCGCGACGACGCTGCGCAACGTCATCGGAACCCTCGACCTGGAGGCCACCCTGACCTCCCGCGACCGGATCAACACCGCGCTGCGCGGCGTCCTGGACGACGCGTCCGGCAAGTGGGGCATCCGCGTGACCCGCGTGGAGATCAAGGCGATCGAGCCGCCGCCGTCCATCAAGGACGCGATGGAGAAGCAGATGCGCGCCGAACGGGAGAAGCGCGCCGCGATCCTGACCGCCGAGGGCGCCCGCGCCTCCAAGATCCTCACGGCGGAGGGCGAGAAGCAGTCGACGATCCTGCGCGCCGAGGGCGCCCGGCAGGCCGCGATCCTGGAGGCGGAGGGCGAGTCCTTCGCGATCGAACGGGTCTTCAGCACCATCCACGAGGCCGACCCCGACCCCAAGCTCCTCGCCTACCAGTACCTCCAGACGCTGCCGAAACTGGCCGACGGCAACGGCAGCACCTTCTGGGTCATCCCAAGCGAGGTGACGAACGCCCTGAAGGCGGTCTCGGACGCCTTCAGCGGCTCTCTGGACGAAGCCAAATCCACCCTGGAAAAGGCCGCCCGCCAAGACGACGCCCGCCAGGAACTCCCGGAACCCGACCCCGCCTACGAACTTCCCACCGGCAACCGCCGCAAAGCCGACCACTGA
- a CDS encoding NfeD family protein, translated as MEPWVIWLLVAALLGIAEIFTLTFALGLLAAAALAAGLAGALGLPFAAQVVVFAAGSVAGIGVVRPIARRHVAQPPPLRSGTAALVGREALTLTEVNRHGGRARIGGEEWTARPYDPDLVIPAGALADVLAIEGATALLYPVSSSAEEQQ; from the coding sequence ATGGAGCCATGGGTCATCTGGCTGCTCGTCGCCGCCCTGCTCGGAATCGCCGAGATCTTCACGCTCACCTTCGCGCTCGGCCTGCTGGCCGCCGCCGCGCTCGCCGCCGGGCTCGCCGGCGCACTGGGACTCCCCTTCGCCGCGCAGGTCGTGGTGTTCGCCGCCGGCTCCGTCGCCGGGATCGGCGTCGTCCGCCCCATCGCCCGCCGTCACGTCGCCCAGCCGCCGCCGCTGCGCTCGGGCACGGCCGCGCTCGTCGGCCGCGAGGCGCTCACCCTCACCGAGGTGAACCGCCACGGCGGACGCGCCCGGATCGGCGGCGAGGAGTGGACCGCCCGCCCCTACGACCCCGACCTCGTCATCCCGGCCGGCGCCCTCGCGGACGTCCTCGCCATCGAAGGGGCGACCGCCCTGCTCTATCCGGTCTCGTCCTCGGCAGAGGAGCAGCAATGA
- a CDS encoding molybdopterin oxidoreductase family protein, giving the protein MADRTAFRTCPLCEALCGLELTLDDNGTITRVRGDAKDPFSKGFICPKGATLGSLDGDPDRLAEPLIKGEAATWDEAFETVKRELSAVIERYGRDSVAVYVGNPTAHSLAGPLYVGALAKALGTRNLYTASTADQMPKHVSSGHMFGDPLTIPVPDLDRTDHLLMLGANPLESNGSLCSAPDFPGRLKAIRARGGKVVVVDPRRTRTAALADEHLFIRPGTDAFLLMALVHTLFAEELTSSPEHLEGRVNGLDDLRALAVDFAPERVADVTGVPAETVRRTARELAAAGRAAVYGRIGTCTQAYGTLNSWLVDVLNVLTGNLDRPGGAMFPRPAHAPVYRRRKPFTTGRWRSRVRELPEVNGELPVATLADEIETPGEGQVRALITIGGNPALSAPNAERLDRALAGLEFMVSVDPYLNETTRHAHVVLPPPRPAQTPHYDIALTGLAVRNYARFSPPVVPLPEGRPSEAELLARLALIASGTDGDPAALDELIINTTLAKATAAEGSPVHGRDPEELRGMLDGGTPTEQRLDMMLRLGPYGDGFGSDPSGLTLTRLRTEHPHGIDLGALEPRLDEVLCTTSGRIELCPPTFAADVDRLHSALRAPERPEMVLIGRRHLRSNNSWLHNVPELVRGSNTCTLQLNPDDADRLGVRAGDSVRVSSRTGAIEAVAEPTDTVMPGVVSLPHGWGHDRPGTRTRVAHRHAGVNVNAVTDEQEIDPLSGNAVFNGVPVTVEPATR; this is encoded by the coding sequence ATGGCCGACCGCACGGCGTTCCGCACCTGTCCCCTCTGCGAAGCCCTGTGCGGGCTGGAACTCACCCTGGACGACAACGGCACGATCACGCGCGTACGAGGCGACGCCAAAGACCCGTTCAGCAAGGGGTTCATCTGCCCCAAGGGCGCGACCCTGGGCAGCCTGGACGGCGACCCCGACCGGCTGGCCGAGCCGCTGATCAAGGGTGAAGCGGCGACCTGGGACGAGGCGTTCGAGACCGTCAAGCGCGAACTGTCGGCCGTCATCGAGCGGTACGGACGGGACTCGGTGGCCGTCTACGTCGGCAACCCCACGGCGCACTCTCTCGCAGGCCCCCTCTACGTGGGCGCGCTCGCGAAGGCGCTCGGCACCCGCAACCTGTACACGGCCAGCACCGCCGACCAGATGCCGAAGCACGTCTCGTCGGGGCACATGTTCGGCGACCCCCTGACGATCCCCGTGCCCGACCTCGACCGCACCGACCACCTGCTCATGCTCGGCGCCAACCCGCTCGAATCGAACGGGAGCCTGTGCTCCGCGCCGGACTTCCCTGGACGCCTCAAGGCGATCCGGGCGCGCGGGGGGAAGGTCGTCGTGGTCGACCCACGCCGCACCCGCACCGCCGCCCTCGCCGACGAGCACCTGTTCATCCGCCCTGGGACGGACGCGTTCCTGCTCATGGCGCTCGTCCACACCCTGTTCGCCGAGGAGCTGACCTCGTCCCCCGAGCACCTGGAGGGACGCGTCAACGGCCTGGACGACCTGCGCGCCCTCGCCGTCGACTTCGCCCCCGAGCGGGTCGCGGACGTCACCGGCGTCCCCGCGGAGACCGTCCGCCGCACGGCCCGCGAGCTCGCGGCCGCCGGACGCGCCGCCGTCTACGGGCGGATCGGCACCTGCACCCAGGCGTACGGGACGCTGAACAGCTGGCTCGTGGACGTGCTGAACGTCCTCACCGGCAACCTGGACCGTCCGGGCGGCGCGATGTTCCCGCGTCCCGCGCACGCGCCCGTGTACCGGCGCAGGAAGCCGTTCACGACCGGCCGGTGGCGCAGCCGCGTCCGCGAACTGCCCGAGGTCAACGGGGAGCTGCCCGTCGCCACGCTCGCCGACGAGATCGAGACGCCCGGGGAGGGGCAGGTCCGGGCGCTGATCACCATCGGCGGGAACCCGGCGCTGTCGGCGCCGAACGCCGAGCGGCTCGACCGCGCGCTCGCCGGGCTGGAGTTCATGGTCAGCGTCGACCCGTACCTGAACGAGACCACCCGGCACGCGCACGTGGTGCTGCCGCCGCCGCGCCCCGCGCAGACGCCGCACTACGACATCGCGCTGACCGGCCTGGCCGTCCGCAACTACGCGCGCTTCTCACCGCCGGTCGTGCCGCTGCCGGAGGGGCGCCCCAGCGAGGCGGAGCTGCTGGCCCGCCTCGCCCTGATCGCCTCCGGGACGGACGGCGACCCCGCCGCCCTCGATGAGCTGATCATCAACACGACCCTGGCGAAGGCCACCGCCGCCGAGGGCTCCCCCGTCCACGGCCGCGACCCCGAGGAACTGCGCGGGATGCTCGACGGCGGGACCCCGACCGAGCAGCGGCTCGACATGATGCTGCGCCTCGGCCCCTATGGCGACGGCTTCGGCTCCGACCCGTCCGGCCTGACCCTCACGCGCCTGCGCACCGAACACCCGCACGGCATCGACCTAGGGGCGCTTGAGCCCCGCCTGGACGAAGTCCTCTGCACGACCTCAGGCCGCATTGAGCTGTGCCCGCCCACGTTCGCCGCCGACGTGGACCGTCTCCACTCCGCCCTGCGCGCCCCCGAGCGACCCGAGATGGTGCTCATCGGACGCCGCCACCTGCGTTCCAACAACAGCTGGCTGCACAACGTCCCGGAACTGGTGCGCGGCTCCAACACCTGCACGCTCCAGCTCAACCCGGACGACGCCGACCGCCTCGGCGTCCGCGCGGGCGACAGCGTCCGGGTCTCCTCCCGCACCGGCGCGATCGAGGCCGTCGCCGAGCCCACCGACACCGTCATGCCCGGCGTCGTCAGCCTCCCGCACGGCTGGGGCCACGACCGCCCCGGCACCCGGACCCGCGTCGCGCACCGGCACGCGGGCGTCAACGTCAACGCCGTCACCGACGAACAGGAGATCGACCCGCTGTCCGGCAACGCCGTGTTCAACGGCGTCCCCGTCACCGTGGAGCCCGCGACGCGCTGA
- a CDS encoding Rieske 2Fe-2S domain-containing protein — translation MERRTNIFRRMSRPQGSTRLSDATERIEQAGALDRPIRALTTAVRRTLRPGPVKDALHGVPVGHPAHPPLTDVPMGCWMSAALLDLVPGTRRASQTLIAAGLAGAVPTVLTGIADWSALHREQQRVGLVHAAGMAAASTLYSASFAARRQGRDAAGRLFGFAGLTALLAGSYLGGHLAFRQAAGASHADQTAHLVQLGWHDLCNTEDLPDGWPVHRRLGYIGLFVLRDGDEVHVLTDRCSHLAGPLHQGRIVTDEDAESCVVCPWHGSTFRVRDGSVVHGPATARQPAFETRVTENGTVQVRPRG, via the coding sequence ATGGAGCGCAGGACGAACATCTTCCGGCGAATGTCCCGGCCGCAGGGCTCGACACGGCTGTCGGACGCCACCGAGCGGATCGAGCAGGCCGGCGCCCTCGACCGCCCGATCCGCGCCCTGACCACGGCGGTGCGGCGGACGCTGCGCCCCGGCCCGGTCAAGGACGCCCTGCACGGCGTCCCGGTCGGGCACCCCGCGCATCCGCCGCTGACCGACGTGCCCATGGGCTGCTGGATGTCCGCCGCCCTCCTCGACCTCGTGCCGGGGACACGGCGCGCCTCCCAGACGCTCATCGCCGCGGGGCTCGCCGGCGCCGTCCCGACCGTCCTCACCGGCATCGCGGACTGGTCGGCGCTGCACCGCGAGCAGCAGCGCGTCGGGCTCGTCCACGCGGCCGGCATGGCGGCGGCGAGCACCCTGTACTCCGCGTCGTTCGCGGCCCGCCGGCAGGGCCGCGACGCCGCCGGACGCCTCTTCGGCTTCGCGGGCCTCACCGCGCTCCTGGCGGGCTCCTATCTGGGCGGGCACCTGGCGTTCCGTCAGGCCGCCGGCGCCAGCCACGCCGACCAGACCGCGCACCTGGTCCAGCTCGGCTGGCACGACCTCTGCAACACCGAAGACCTCCCGGACGGCTGGCCCGTTCACCGCCGCCTGGGTTACATAGGGCTGTTCGTCCTGCGCGACGGCGATGAGGTCCACGTCCTCACGGACCGGTGCAGCCACCTGGCGGGCCCCCTCCACCAGGGCCGCATCGTCACGGACGAGGACGCCGAGAGCTGCGTCGTCTGCCCCTGGCACGGCAGCACCTTCCGCGTCCGGGACGGCTCGGTCGTCCACGGCCCCGCCACCGCCCGCCAGCCCGCCTTCGAGACCCGGGTGACCGAGAACGGAACGGTCCAGGTCCGCCCCCGCGGCTGA
- a CDS encoding DMT family transporter, with product MTTTYPEAAPGAAVQKKAGAWPMLLLAGAFEVGYALSVAGSEGFTVPAWSVSAAAFFLLTLYSLSVALKAVDVGIGYAVWAGIGAVGAALLGPVFFDEVLTPERAFWLAVIIAGVVWLKLADSPRLAGSGDDATAGEAR from the coding sequence ATGACCACCACGTATCCCGAGGCGGCTCCCGGCGCGGCCGTCCAGAAGAAGGCCGGCGCATGGCCGATGCTGCTGCTCGCCGGGGCGTTCGAGGTCGGGTACGCGCTCAGCGTGGCCGGCAGCGAGGGCTTCACCGTCCCGGCGTGGTCCGTCTCCGCCGCCGCCTTCTTCCTGCTGACCCTCTACAGCCTCAGCGTCGCGCTCAAGGCCGTCGACGTGGGCATCGGCTACGCCGTCTGGGCCGGGATCGGCGCGGTCGGGGCAGCGCTGCTCGGGCCGGTGTTCTTCGACGAGGTGCTCACCCCGGAGCGCGCCTTCTGGCTGGCCGTGATCATCGCCGGTGTCGTCTGGCTCAAGCTGGCCGACAGCCCCAGGCTCGCGGGGAGCGGCGACGATGCGACCGCAGGAGAGGCTCGCTGA
- a CDS encoding DMT family transporter, whose translation MNWVYLAIAVVFEVAVGLFASKAQGFTRLWWTIGTLVSGAIATLFLSLALLTFDVGVGYALWTSVAGVGIAVVGVLLLGQRPTWRKALGIAVVIGGVVGLQLSGSA comes from the coding sequence ATGAACTGGGTGTACCTGGCGATCGCCGTCGTCTTCGAGGTCGCCGTCGGCCTCTTCGCGAGCAAGGCGCAGGGCTTCACCAGGCTCTGGTGGACGATCGGCACCCTCGTCAGCGGCGCGATCGCCACGTTGTTCCTCAGCCTCGCGCTGCTGACCTTCGACGTGGGCGTCGGCTACGCGCTCTGGACCAGCGTCGCGGGCGTCGGGATCGCCGTCGTCGGCGTGCTGCTCCTCGGCCAGCGGCCGACCTGGAGGAAGGCCCTCGGCATCGCCGTCGTCATCGGCGGCGTGGTCGGTCTCCAGCTCAGCGGATCCGCATGA
- a CDS encoding nucleoside deaminase, with amino-acid sequence MTWDEEEVAGLMADAVAFGAKHVEAGGLPFVGLLLADDGYVSDPGVNLVQETGDPSAHAEIVAMRATLRDLGRADLAGSWLLATGEPCGLCYRSALDHRVERVFVAVDADTAAAWGFDYRPSYRALGIDRARLTGFVRRLPVPDGLLPFRRHLELRRAGGGPASITPPDTKGTS; translated from the coding sequence ATGACGTGGGACGAGGAGGAGGTCGCCGGCCTCATGGCGGACGCGGTCGCGTTCGGCGCGAAGCACGTCGAGGCCGGGGGTCTTCCCTTCGTCGGCTTGCTGCTCGCGGACGACGGTTACGTCTCCGACCCCGGCGTGAACCTCGTCCAGGAGACCGGCGACCCGTCCGCGCACGCCGAGATCGTGGCGATGCGGGCGACGTTGCGCGACCTGGGCCGCGCCGACCTGGCCGGTTCCTGGCTGCTGGCGACGGGCGAGCCGTGCGGCCTGTGCTACCGGTCCGCCCTCGACCACCGCGTCGAGCGCGTGTTCGTCGCCGTCGACGCCGACACCGCCGCGGCCTGGGGGTTCGACTACCGCCCCAGCTACCGGGCGCTCGGCATCGATCGTGCGCGCCTCACCGGTTTCGTCCGCCGCCTGCCGGTGCCGGACGGGCTGCTGCCGTTCCGGCGGCACCTCGAACTCCGGCGCGCCGGCGGAGGGCCCGCATCGATCACACCGCCCGACACGAAAGGAACCTCATGA
- a CDS encoding DsbA family oxidoreductase, giving the protein MSGTVEVFVDYVCPFCFLVEDAVAELERERDVRIEVRPFELRPDPVPTLRPEDDYLPRVWEGAVYPMARRLGVDVRLPSISPQPRTDKAFMVLQLANERGLGREYSSAMFSAFFQDDRDIGDDAVIIEVAAGVGLDRGEVERALADPERRARRVADQRYAAETVGVRAVPGFRVNGRLYSGVLTAEQLKQAVDAATTERPS; this is encoded by the coding sequence ATGAGCGGCACGGTCGAGGTCTTCGTGGATTACGTGTGCCCGTTCTGCTTCCTGGTCGAGGACGCGGTGGCGGAACTGGAGCGGGAACGGGACGTCCGGATCGAGGTCAGGCCGTTCGAGTTGCGGCCCGACCCGGTGCCGACGCTGCGGCCCGAGGACGACTACCTGCCCCGCGTGTGGGAGGGCGCGGTCTACCCGATGGCCCGCCGCCTCGGGGTGGACGTCCGGCTGCCTTCGATCTCGCCGCAGCCGCGCACGGACAAGGCGTTCATGGTGCTGCAACTGGCGAACGAGCGCGGGCTCGGCCGGGAGTACTCCTCGGCGATGTTCAGCGCCTTCTTCCAGGACGACCGCGACATCGGCGACGACGCAGTGATCATCGAGGTCGCCGCGGGAGTGGGACTGGACAGGGGCGAGGTGGAGCGGGCGCTCGCCGACCCGGAGCGTCGTGCGCGCCGGGTCGCCGATCAGCGGTACGCCGCCGAGACGGTCGGTGTGCGCGCCGTGCCCGGCTTCCGCGTCAACGGCCGCCTGTACTCCGGGGTCCTGACCGCGGAGCAGCTGAAGCAGGCCGTGGACGCCGCGACCACGGAGCGGCCGTCATGA
- a CDS encoding dihydrofolate reductase family protein produces the protein MGLIHIELFATLDLVGQAPGGPEEDPAEFPFGGWQAPLLDDVAGAQIGAAYEGTDALLLGRRTYDIFAAYWPHQKGGPDNEIAELFNSVPKYVASRGRPDLSWAGSTQLGPDLAQAVRQVRDRHEHVKVVGSLNLVQSLLREKLFDRLDLWVHPVVLGVGKKVFDGGAVPTNLTLLEPPAAGPKGAVFLRYGLADGTPQTGDMSEPDRGLGREA, from the coding sequence ATGGGCCTCATCCATATCGAGTTGTTCGCGACCCTCGACCTCGTCGGGCAGGCGCCCGGCGGCCCTGAGGAAGACCCGGCGGAGTTCCCGTTCGGCGGGTGGCAGGCGCCTCTGCTGGACGACGTCGCCGGGGCGCAGATCGGCGCGGCCTACGAAGGCACGGACGCCCTGCTGCTCGGCCGGCGCACGTACGACATCTTCGCCGCCTACTGGCCGCACCAGAAAGGCGGGCCGGACAACGAGATCGCCGAACTGTTCAACAGCGTCCCGAAGTACGTGGCCTCACGGGGCAGGCCCGACCTGTCGTGGGCGGGGTCGACGCAGCTCGGCCCGGACCTCGCCCAAGCGGTGCGCCAGGTCCGTGACCGGCACGAGCACGTGAAGGTCGTCGGGAGCCTGAACCTGGTGCAGTCGCTCTTGCGCGAGAAGCTCTTCGACCGTCTCGACCTCTGGGTGCACCCCGTCGTGCTCGGTGTCGGGAAGAAGGTGTTCGACGGGGGTGCGGTGCCCACGAATCTCACGCTCCTGGAGCCGCCTGCGGCCGGTCCGAAGGGAGCCGTCTTTCTGCGTTACGGGCTCGCTGACGGGACGCCCCAGACGGGGGACATGAGCGAGCCCGATCGCGGTCTCGGCCGCGAAGCCTGA